A stretch of Electrophorus electricus isolate fEleEle1 chromosome 3, fEleEle1.pri, whole genome shotgun sequence DNA encodes these proteins:
- the pfdn5 gene encoding prefoldin subunit 5 has protein sequence MAVNLTELSLPQLEGLKAQLEQETEFLSSSIAQLKVVQTKYVEAKDSLNVLKKSNEGKDLLVPLTSSMYVPGTLHDVEHVLVDVGTGYFVEKNVEDSKEFFKRKIDFLTKQIEKIQPALQEKHAMKQAVIEVMNMKLQQLHSQQTSQSGTTKA, from the exons ATGGCGGTGAATCTTACTGAATTGTCTCTTCCACAACTAGAAGGTTTAAAAGCTCAGCTTGAGCAG GAGACTGAGTTTCTGTCTTCATCCATAGCTCAGTTGAAAGTTGTCCAGACAAAGTATGTCGAAGCCAAGGACAGTCTTAATGTCCTCAAAAAAAGTAATGAAG gtAAAGATTTACTTGTCCCTCTTACCAGTTCT ATGTATGTTCCTGGAACTCTGCATGATGTAGAACATGTGTTGGTAGACGTGGGAACAGGTTACTTTGTAGAGAAG AATGTAGAAGACAGTAAAGAGTTCTTTAAGCGAAAGATCGACTTCCTCACGAAACAGATTGAGAAGATTCAGCCTGCTCTTCAAGAAAAACATGCcatgaagcaag CTGTGATAGAAGTCATGAACATGAAGCTCCAGCAGTTGCACAGTCAACAGACCTCGCAGTCAGGCACCACGAAGGCTTGA